From a region of the Rhizobium bangladeshense genome:
- a CDS encoding response regulator transcription factor — translation MCNELILIIDDDRETRALLKFYLEREGYRTVEASDGEIGLAHHMRLKPDLVMLEVSLPRRNGFEVLAEIRRRGDTLVIVVTCRDKPIDELQGYRCGADDYIVKPFEPDVVVARTIAVLRRAGGRIANLPIRLGKLTVDQSARAAWVDQPTGRKDLQLTQTEFKLIARLARSPGRVFERGELIDECFPDNVPLDRTIDTHMCNLRYKLGAAGVRGMLVSVRGIGYRMDNTDG, via the coding sequence ATGTGTAATGAATTGATCCTCATCATCGATGACGATCGGGAAACGCGTGCTCTCCTAAAATTTTACCTTGAGAGAGAAGGTTATCGAACAGTGGAGGCTTCCGATGGAGAAATAGGCCTTGCGCACCATATGAGGCTGAAACCCGATCTCGTCATGCTCGAAGTCTCGTTACCCCGCCGGAACGGCTTTGAGGTATTGGCTGAAATCAGGCGTCGCGGCGACACGTTGGTGATTGTGGTGACGTGCCGGGACAAGCCTATTGACGAACTGCAGGGCTATCGATGCGGAGCAGATGATTACATTGTCAAACCGTTCGAACCGGACGTAGTGGTAGCCCGTACCATAGCGGTGCTACGGAGGGCCGGTGGTCGCATCGCCAATCTGCCAATCCGCCTTGGAAAACTGACTGTCGACCAGTCAGCACGCGCCGCATGGGTAGATCAACCGACCGGACGAAAAGACCTGCAGCTGACTCAAACGGAGTTCAAGCTTATCGCTCGTCTGGCTCGTTCCCCCGGCCGCGTGTTCGAGCGTGGTGAACTGATTGACGAATGTTTTCCAGACAATGTACCGCTCGACCGGACCATAGATACTCATATGTGCAATCTGAGATACAAACTCGGTGCCGCAGGCGTGCGCGGCATGCTGGTCTCCGTCAGGGGCATTGGATACCGAATGGACAATACAGATGGTTAA
- a CDS encoding IS110 family transposase, with the protein MEKITTIGLDIAKHVFQVHGINGAGATVSRRKLRRDDVVGFFKALPPCLIGIEACATGHHWARVLMALGHEVRLMPASYVKPYVKRQKNDATDAEAICEAVTRPTMRFVPVKSEEQQGVLMLHRVRELLIRQRTMLVNALRGHLAEFGIVTRQGIAGVGMLIALVDDDDHDLIPPLARSALLPLIGQLREVHEKVSELDRQIHAWHRSNELSRRLETIPGIGPITASAIAATVTDASLFKSGRQLAAWIGLVPRQNSSGGKDRLGRISKQGDPYLRRLLVVGAHAVLRFSGKAKVAPTRWAAELLVKKPYNVVAVALANKMARIVWALMTTGRRFEATAAL; encoded by the coding sequence ATGGAGAAGATTACCACAATTGGTCTGGATATCGCCAAGCATGTATTTCAGGTTCACGGGATCAATGGTGCCGGCGCGACGGTGAGCCGCCGCAAGCTGCGCCGCGACGATGTCGTTGGATTCTTCAAGGCATTGCCGCCATGCCTGATCGGAATCGAGGCATGCGCGACTGGACACCACTGGGCTCGGGTTCTTATGGCGCTGGGTCACGAGGTTCGGCTGATGCCGGCGTCTTACGTCAAGCCATACGTGAAGCGGCAGAAGAACGACGCGACAGATGCCGAGGCGATTTGCGAGGCGGTGACGCGGCCGACGATGCGCTTCGTTCCAGTGAAGAGCGAGGAGCAACAGGGCGTGCTGATGCTGCATCGGGTCCGCGAGCTTTTGATCCGGCAGCGGACAATGCTGGTGAACGCCTTGCGTGGCCACTTGGCGGAGTTCGGCATCGTAACGCGACAGGGCATTGCCGGCGTCGGAATGCTGATCGCGTTGGTCGACGACGATGATCACGATCTAATCCCGCCGCTTGCGCGGTCCGCGCTTCTTCCGCTGATCGGGCAGTTGCGGGAGGTGCACGAGAAGGTCAGCGAGCTGGATCGCCAAATTCATGCTTGGCATCGCTCGAACGAACTGAGCCGCCGCCTTGAGACGATCCCTGGAATTGGCCCGATCACTGCCAGCGCAATTGCCGCGACGGTGACCGACGCGTCGCTCTTCAAATCCGGCCGACAATTGGCGGCATGGATAGGCCTGGTGCCGCGGCAGAACTCATCGGGTGGCAAGGACCGCCTCGGAAGGATCAGCAAACAAGGCGATCCCTATCTCCGCCGGCTTCTCGTTGTGGGCGCGCACGCGGTGCTTCGTTTCAGCGGCAAAGCTAAAGTTGCACCGACGCGTTGGGCCGCCGAACTTCTGGTGAAGAAGCCGTACAACGTCGTCGCTGTTGCTTTGGCCAACAAGATGGCGCGGATCGTCTGGGCGTTGATGACGACGGGCAGGCGCTTTGAGGCGACCGCCGCCCTTTGA